The Parashewanella spongiae genome has a window encoding:
- a CDS encoding MlaA family lipoprotein — translation MKFSLIIIALASLTSAAVWGSEISTDDPKSSQDTTATPKVKIVYSDERDPFEGFNRAMWNINYNYLDKFLIRPVAHGYSDYVPQPVRTSFDNFVQNLEEPSSLVNNTLQGKWKWAANAGGRFTINSTIGLLGLFDVAEMMGLSRKQDDFSEVLGYYGVPNGPYFMLPAYGPTVTREIASNWVDGLYFPISDLTTWQSITKWTLKALNARADAIPQERLLDNALDPYTFVKDAYIQHVDYKLHDGQVPDEQDDDELVDDYLNELN, via the coding sequence ATGAAATTTAGTTTGATAATCATCGCACTTGCATCATTAACCAGTGCTGCAGTATGGGGCTCAGAAATTTCCACTGATGACCCTAAATCATCTCAAGACACAACAGCGACACCTAAAGTGAAAATAGTTTACAGCGATGAACGAGATCCATTCGAAGGCTTTAACCGAGCTATGTGGAACATCAACTATAACTACTTGGATAAGTTCCTGATCCGCCCTGTAGCACATGGCTACAGTGACTACGTGCCTCAACCAGTAAGAACAAGCTTTGATAATTTTGTCCAAAACTTAGAAGAGCCATCTAGCTTAGTTAATAATACACTACAAGGAAAGTGGAAGTGGGCCGCCAATGCTGGTGGGCGCTTTACCATCAATTCGACTATTGGTTTATTAGGCTTATTTGATGTTGCAGAAATGATGGGGCTTTCACGCAAACAGGATGACTTCAGCGAAGTGTTAGGTTACTACGGTGTACCTAACGGGCCTTATTTTATGTTGCCTGCGTACGGCCCAACAGTGACAAGAGAAATTGCTTCCAACTGGGTAGATGGTTTATATTTTCCGATTTCAGATTTAACGACTTGGCAATCAATCACCAAATGGACTTTAAAGGCGCTTAATGCACGGGCTGATGCAATACCTCAAGAAAGACTGCTTGATAATGCTCTAGATCCGTATACATTTGTGAAAGATGCTTATATTCAACATGTCGATTACAAATTACACGATGGTCAAGTGCCAGATGAACAAGACGATGATGAGCTTGTTGATGATTATCTTAACGAATTGAATTAG
- a CDS encoding SLBB domain-containing protein — MFQKAKQLVAFGLAVTALAGFHANAITPTPQMLEQFKNLPKSEQEKLAKQYGVDLGSFSGSNASTKLETPLLVKPREQGINSSDSCLNRDAYQKLNRYEKKKYDLRKKEDSTVKSGVEQVDSDTKLYCRTDISLPGLASVNEEKKERELKFFGYEMFASSPTTFAPVTDVPIPSNYMVGPGDILNIQLIGKESAEYSLTIGRDGNIQFPNLGPISLVGLNFEQVRNKLIGKVNETMIGVEANVSMGELRSIRIFITGDAYQPGSYTVSSLATITQALFVSGGLNEIGSLRNIQLKRAGKIAATLDLYDLLLKGDASGDRRLQAGDVVFIPSRGGHVSVSGEVLRPAMYEIKQGETVQQAINMASGFKPNAFTEGVNIQRFNRNGLTSVVSLDMTTISGKKLQLKNGDFIRVDQVSERVENAIEISGSAIRTGQYQWRKGMKVSDLLTSVRGSLKANADLDYSLISREINHRGDIEILQFSIGNAINDKQSKDNIELQPRDSIIIFEYADRAEQLEPILNKLSQQTRHGQPAKVVEINGNVRFPGYYPYAKSSRIKQLISAAGGMEEGSYTRAAELTRQVILPDTGVKVLHSQLNLNGVMENDSSQNIKLQSRDVLTVRTLPDWQETRWVTIKGEVHFPGTYSIQRGESMKDVIERAGGLTEDAFPFGAVFLRASVKEKEERELVQLADELRREIAAKALTKDGATIGFQEAQLMLDQLQNVEVLGRLSIDLPSIVTGQQSSDIVLEANDELLIPSRNQTVSVMGQVQYPSTHRFISGIEFDDYLAKAGGSRKRADEDRAYILRANGSVIFPESNWLESGTKMMPGDTIVVPLDTEYKDRLTLWQQVTSIIYNSAVAVASVARINN; from the coding sequence GTGTTTCAAAAAGCAAAACAATTAGTTGCTTTCGGTCTAGCAGTTACTGCTTTGGCAGGGTTCCACGCGAATGCGATAACACCAACACCTCAAATGCTTGAGCAGTTCAAAAACTTGCCAAAATCAGAACAAGAAAAACTTGCAAAACAATATGGTGTAGATCTTGGCTCTTTCTCTGGAAGTAATGCTTCAACGAAACTTGAAACACCATTGTTAGTTAAACCGAGAGAACAAGGCATAAATAGCTCAGATTCATGTTTGAATAGAGATGCATATCAAAAGCTAAATCGATATGAGAAGAAAAAATACGATTTACGCAAAAAAGAAGACTCAACTGTGAAGTCAGGTGTTGAACAGGTTGACTCAGATACAAAACTTTATTGTAGAACAGATATAAGTCTGCCAGGGCTCGCGAGCGTTAATGAAGAAAAAAAAGAAAGAGAACTTAAATTTTTCGGTTACGAAATGTTCGCGAGTAGTCCAACTACATTTGCGCCGGTAACTGATGTACCAATTCCTTCCAACTATATGGTTGGCCCTGGAGACATATTAAATATTCAGCTTATTGGGAAAGAAAGCGCTGAATATAGCCTAACAATAGGTCGTGATGGGAATATTCAATTTCCAAATTTAGGTCCCATTTCCTTAGTGGGTCTTAATTTTGAACAAGTGCGTAATAAATTAATAGGTAAAGTCAACGAAACCATGATTGGCGTAGAGGCAAACGTCAGTATGGGTGAGCTTCGTTCTATTCGGATATTTATAACGGGTGATGCGTATCAACCGGGTTCTTACACTGTGTCAAGTTTAGCTACTATAACCCAAGCTTTATTTGTTTCAGGTGGACTAAATGAAATTGGCTCGCTGCGAAATATTCAGTTAAAGCGTGCGGGAAAAATTGCAGCAACCTTAGACTTGTACGATCTGCTTTTAAAGGGTGATGCCTCAGGAGACCGACGTTTACAAGCTGGCGATGTGGTGTTCATTCCTTCTCGTGGTGGTCATGTTAGCGTAAGTGGTGAAGTACTTAGGCCAGCCATGTATGAAATTAAGCAAGGTGAAACAGTACAGCAAGCTATTAATATGGCGAGTGGCTTTAAACCGAATGCATTTACCGAGGGTGTAAACATTCAACGCTTTAACCGTAATGGACTGACATCGGTTGTATCATTAGATATGACAACTATTTCCGGAAAAAAATTACAGCTTAAAAATGGTGACTTTATTCGCGTTGATCAAGTTTCTGAGCGAGTTGAAAATGCAATTGAAATTTCTGGTTCAGCGATCAGAACGGGCCAATATCAATGGCGTAAGGGCATGAAAGTCTCGGATTTACTCACATCAGTACGTGGTAGTTTGAAAGCAAATGCGGATCTTGATTATTCATTAATATCACGTGAAATTAATCATCGAGGTGATATCGAAATCCTACAATTCTCTATAGGTAATGCTATTAATGATAAACAATCAAAAGATAATATTGAACTGCAACCTCGAGATAGCATCATTATTTTTGAATATGCAGACCGTGCAGAACAACTAGAACCTATTCTCAATAAATTGAGCCAACAAACGCGACATGGCCAGCCTGCAAAAGTTGTTGAAATTAACGGTAATGTAAGATTTCCTGGATACTATCCATACGCTAAAAGCTCTCGAATTAAACAGTTGATTTCAGCTGCAGGCGGAATGGAAGAAGGCAGTTACACTAGAGCTGCAGAGCTCACAAGGCAAGTTATTCTGCCGGATACTGGCGTCAAAGTATTACATAGCCAATTAAACCTAAACGGGGTTATGGAAAACGATTCCTCACAAAACATCAAGTTACAGTCAAGAGATGTATTAACGGTTCGAACATTACCAGATTGGCAAGAAACTCGTTGGGTTACTATTAAAGGTGAAGTTCATTTCCCTGGTACCTATAGTATTCAGCGTGGTGAATCGATGAAAGATGTTATCGAACGTGCTGGTGGTTTAACAGAAGATGCGTTTCCTTTTGGCGCGGTGTTTTTAAGAGCGTCTGTAAAAGAAAAAGAAGAACGTGAGCTAGTTCAGCTTGCTGATGAATTAAGGCGTGAAATTGCAGCAAAAGCATTGACGAAAGATGGTGCTACAATCGGATTTCAAGAAGCACAACTGATGTTAGATCAATTACAAAATGTCGAGGTTCTAGGTAGGCTAAGTATAGATCTTCCTTCAATTGTTACTGGTCAACAGTCTTCTGATATTGTTTTGGAAGCTAATGATGAATTACTTATTCCGTCGAGAAACCAAACTGTTTCAGTGATGGGGCAAGTGCAATATCCAAGTACTCATCGTTTTATCAGTGGTATCGAGTTTGATGATTACTTAGCAAAAGCAGGCGGCTCTCGTAAGCGAGCTGACGAAGATAGAGCATATATTCTTCGCGCTAATGGTTCGGTAATATTCCCTGAGTCTAACTGGTTAGAAAGTGGCACTAAAATGATGCCTGGCGATACAATAGTGGTACCATTAGATACAGAGTATAAAGATAGACTAACACTGTGGCAGCAAGTTACTTCAATCATTTATAACAGCGCTGTGGCCGTTGCATCAGTTGCTCGAATCAATAATTAA
- the rfbB gene encoding dTDP-glucose 4,6-dehydratase, translated as MKILVTGGAGFIGSAVVRHVINHTKDSIINVDKLTYAGNLESLKSVEGNERYVFEKVDICDPTELDRVFKTHRPDAVMHLAAESHVDRSITGPSDFIQTNIVGTYTLLEATREYWNGLSVDAKKAFRFHHISTDEVYGDLPHPDEVSDDDKLPLFTEETSYEPSSPYSASKASSDHLVRAWLRTYGLPTMVTNCSNNYGPYHFPEKLIPLVILNALEGKDLPIYGKGDQIRDWLYVEDHARALYKVVTEGQVGETYNIGGHNEKRNVEVVQAICSILDSLVPKDSLYTEQITYVADRPGHDRRYAIDATKMSNELNWTPEETFETGLRKTIEWYLDNSAWCKNVQDGSYQRERLGL; from the coding sequence ATGAAGATTTTAGTCACAGGTGGTGCAGGCTTTATTGGCTCTGCAGTGGTTCGTCATGTCATTAATCATACCAAAGATAGCATCATCAATGTCGATAAATTGACTTATGCAGGTAACCTTGAATCATTGAAAAGTGTGGAAGGAAACGAACGCTACGTTTTTGAGAAAGTGGATATTTGCGACCCTACTGAATTAGACCGCGTATTCAAAACACATCGACCTGATGCGGTTATGCATTTAGCTGCTGAATCACATGTTGATCGTTCAATTACTGGCCCTTCTGATTTTATTCAAACTAATATTGTCGGTACTTATACTCTGCTTGAAGCAACCCGTGAATATTGGAATGGATTATCGGTTGATGCCAAGAAAGCATTTCGTTTCCATCATATTTCAACGGATGAAGTTTATGGCGATTTGCCACATCCCGATGAAGTTTCGGACGATGATAAATTACCACTATTTACAGAAGAAACATCATACGAGCCAAGCAGTCCATATTCGGCTTCAAAAGCATCAAGCGATCATTTAGTGAGAGCATGGTTACGTACCTATGGATTGCCAACAATGGTAACCAACTGCTCCAACAATTATGGTCCATACCATTTTCCTGAGAAATTGATCCCATTAGTCATTCTTAATGCATTAGAAGGTAAGGATTTACCTATTTATGGTAAAGGTGATCAAATTCGTGATTGGTTGTATGTAGAAGATCATGCCAGGGCGCTTTATAAAGTCGTTACTGAAGGGCAAGTGGGCGAAACTTACAATATTGGCGGGCATAACGAAAAACGAAATGTTGAAGTGGTACAAGCAATTTGTAGCATTTTAGATTCGTTGGTACCAAAAGACTCTTTATATACAGAGCAAATTACCTATGTTGCTGACCGTCCAGGTCATGATAGACGTTATGCTATTGATGCAACAAAAATGAGCAATGAACTCAATTGGACGCCAGAAGAAACTTTTGAAACTGGCTTACGTAAGACAATTGAATGGTATCTTGATAACAGCGCTTGGTGTAAAAATGTTCAAGATGGTTCTTATCAAAGAGAACGTTTAGGTTTGTAG
- a CDS encoding Wzz/FepE/Etk N-terminal domain-containing protein: protein MNKNLPELNNFQDDEIDLKELFSVIWLGKWLIIAITVVFAIGSVIFALQQPNIYKSEALLSPVSETKGGGGLSALAGQFGGLASLAGINLGGGAGDNSQLAVEIIKSRQFTSNFIEKHDILADLMAVKKWNRDANTISYDADIYDIENKKWTREVKAPFKPEPSMQEAYKNFVKILNVSKDKESGMVTLSIEHQSPYIAQKWVTWLVQDINQVMKTREVTEAKKSITFLNSQIKQTNVADIKSILFNLIEEQTKTIMFADVRDEYIFKTIDPALVPEEKSKPKRALICVLGTMLGGMLGVMIVLIRHFVKKED, encoded by the coding sequence ATGAACAAAAACCTACCTGAACTAAACAACTTCCAAGATGATGAAATAGATTTAAAAGAACTATTTTCTGTTATCTGGTTAGGAAAGTGGTTGATCATCGCAATAACAGTAGTGTTTGCTATTGGCTCGGTCATTTTTGCTTTACAACAACCTAATATTTATAAATCAGAAGCTTTGTTGTCACCGGTTTCAGAAACAAAAGGTGGAGGAGGACTATCTGCTTTAGCTGGGCAGTTTGGCGGCCTAGCAAGTTTAGCAGGTATTAATTTAGGTGGCGGAGCAGGCGATAACAGTCAGCTTGCGGTTGAAATCATTAAATCGCGTCAATTCACCAGTAACTTCATTGAAAAACACGATATCCTTGCGGATTTAATGGCCGTAAAAAAGTGGAATAGAGATGCGAATACAATTAGTTATGATGCTGATATATATGACATTGAAAATAAAAAGTGGACTCGTGAAGTAAAAGCACCTTTTAAACCAGAACCTTCGATGCAAGAAGCCTACAAAAATTTTGTAAAAATATTGAATGTAAGCAAAGATAAAGAAAGTGGCATGGTAACACTTTCGATAGAGCACCAATCACCGTATATTGCGCAAAAATGGGTTACTTGGCTAGTGCAAGATATCAACCAAGTAATGAAAACTCGCGAAGTTACTGAAGCAAAAAAGAGCATTACCTTCTTAAACTCTCAGATCAAGCAAACCAATGTTGCAGATATTAAGTCAATTCTGTTTAATCTGATTGAAGAACAAACAAAAACAATCATGTTTGCAGATGTTCGTGATGAGTACATATTCAAAACCATTGATCCGGCACTAGTACCAGAAGAAAAATCAAAACCTAAAAGAGCACTAATTTGTGTTCTAGGGACAATGCTAGGTGGGATGCTAGGTGTAATGATTGTTTTAATCAGACATTTTGTTAAAAAAGAAGATTAA
- a CDS encoding peptide MFS transporter: MAIPLLAFVEFWERFNKYAIRAFLVLYLIAPSFNNGGYGLGWAIGDAIALYSRFIAFAYITPLFGGFLSDKVLGAYHSTLLGCILIFIGQLMISIPHNWLPNQESTILCTGLFLFALGNGFFKPNIATLVGGVSKFYGLEPIKSYNLFFMITNLGGAVAGVALGSIVVWFNGNYQIGFFIAAIGMLFGTIILLAFKSVLNVSLLVHENPNTNKSIKTIPNKNTSNQSLKIYEKNHMVFIIIIGFFSIFFWFGYEQMAGSINIMTERFVDRQLFGFEIPTAWFQSLTPLFNILFAPVLYAMWNKLKRTNRHLDIPNKVTISLLASTLAFVILSVATYSLNYSFANKINFGWIIVVYFYFSIGEVLLSPTCLSAIHEYISEKSVGLIMGLWFMFYAVASFFAGILGHRVDPNSLIAISDHELFANLNRLFTSITFLTFIAAVGLIVSKNKIIQLLKPERV, translated from the coding sequence TTGGCTATTCCTTTACTTGCTTTTGTCGAGTTTTGGGAACGTTTTAACAAATACGCTATTAGAGCATTTTTAGTACTTTATCTTATCGCACCATCGTTTAATAATGGCGGCTATGGGCTGGGGTGGGCTATCGGTGACGCCATTGCTCTATACAGCAGATTTATTGCGTTTGCGTATATCACTCCCTTATTTGGCGGCTTTTTAAGTGATAAAGTGCTCGGTGCCTATCATTCAACATTGCTTGGCTGCATACTTATTTTCATCGGTCAATTGATGATATCTATTCCTCATAATTGGCTCCCGAATCAAGAAAGTACAATACTATGCACAGGGTTATTTTTGTTTGCATTAGGAAATGGTTTTTTTAAACCCAATATCGCTACCCTCGTTGGTGGTGTTAGTAAATTTTATGGTTTAGAACCAATTAAGAGTTATAACCTTTTTTTTATGATTACAAATTTAGGTGGTGCGGTGGCAGGTGTAGCTTTGGGGAGTATTGTTGTATGGTTTAATGGTAATTATCAGATAGGATTCTTTATTGCTGCCATTGGGATGCTATTTGGAACCATAATATTGCTTGCCTTCAAATCAGTACTCAATGTTTCACTATTGGTGCATGAAAATCCAAATACGAATAAATCTATAAAAACCATCCCCAATAAAAATACTAGCAATCAATCACTTAAAATTTATGAAAAAAATCACATGGTTTTTATCATCATCATAGGGTTCTTTTCCATTTTTTTCTGGTTCGGTTATGAACAAATGGCTGGCTCAATAAATATTATGACTGAGAGATTTGTAGATCGTCAGTTATTCGGCTTTGAAATTCCTACCGCATGGTTTCAGTCTCTCACCCCTTTGTTCAACATCCTATTTGCGCCTGTACTCTATGCTATGTGGAATAAATTAAAACGGACAAATCGACATCTAGATATTCCCAATAAAGTGACAATCAGCCTGCTTGCTTCAACATTGGCATTTGTAATTTTGTCAGTTGCTACTTACTCACTTAATTACTCATTTGCTAATAAAATTAATTTTGGCTGGATTATCGTCGTATATTTTTACTTTTCTATTGGAGAAGTTTTGCTATCACCTACTTGCCTTTCTGCTATCCATGAATATATTTCTGAAAAGTCTGTAGGTCTGATTATGGGGTTATGGTTCATGTTCTATGCTGTGGCAAGTTTTTTCGCTGGTATATTAGGTCATAGGGTTGACCCAAACTCTTTGATTGCAATTTCAGATCATGAGCTTTTTGCTAACTTAAATCGACTTTTTACCTCGATTACTTTTTTAACATTTATCGCTGCTGTTGGCTTAATTGTTAGCAAAAACAAAATTATTCAATTACTAAAACCTGAAAGGGTTTAA
- the rfaH gene encoding transcription/translation regulatory transformer protein RfaH, producing the protein MKAWYLLYCKPKSEVRAQQNLQIQEIETYLPLYKEQKKLRSGKTTEVKVPLFTNYLFIRFDPKVVPVSRIHSTRGVSQIVGCKEKMTPLDDELIESIRFNVTKQLNEAIPDEFFMKGDEVRFIDGPFKNIEGVFDEKSGEKRCFVLLKIMGQMKRVHVVDEFVEKISA; encoded by the coding sequence ATGAAAGCTTGGTATTTGTTATATTGTAAACCAAAGAGTGAAGTAAGAGCTCAGCAAAATTTACAAATCCAAGAAATTGAAACATATTTACCTTTATATAAAGAGCAAAAAAAATTACGCTCAGGTAAAACGACTGAAGTAAAAGTGCCTCTTTTTACCAACTATTTGTTTATTCGTTTTGATCCCAAGGTAGTTCCTGTTAGTCGCATACACTCAACTCGTGGTGTTAGCCAAATTGTTGGCTGCAAAGAAAAGATGACGCCACTCGATGATGAGTTAATCGAATCCATTCGTTTTAATGTCACCAAACAGCTTAATGAAGCAATACCTGATGAATTTTTTATGAAAGGTGATGAAGTTAGATTTATCGATGGTCCTTTTAAAAACATTGAAGGAGTCTTTGATGAAAAATCCGGTGAAAAAAGGTGCTTTGTTTTGTTAAAGATAATGGGGCAAATGAAAAGAGTTCATGTTGTTGATGAATTTGTTGAAAAAATCAGCGCTTAA
- the rfbA gene encoding glucose-1-phosphate thymidylyltransferase RfbA, which translates to MKGIVLAGGSGTRLYPLTRGTSKQMLPIYDKPMIYYPISTLMLAGIRDILIITTPEDQAGFMRLLGDGSDYGINLEYAIQPSPDGLAQAFLIGEEFIGDDSVCLVLGDNIFYGQSFSAQLLNAVEKTKSGLATVFGYQVKDPERFGVVEFDSDMRAVSIEEKPANPKSNYAVTGLYFYDNRVVELAKKVEPSHRGELEITTLNEMYLHHESLNVELLGRGFAWLDTGTHESLHEAASFVQTLENVQGLKVACLEEIAWRNGWLSSERLAEIATPMLKNEYGQYLLRLVSEKKGK; encoded by the coding sequence ATGAAAGGCATAGTATTGGCCGGTGGCTCTGGTACTCGTTTATATCCATTAACACGTGGTACATCAAAACAGATGTTGCCAATATATGACAAGCCAATGATCTATTACCCTATATCAACATTAATGTTAGCGGGTATTAGAGACATTCTCATCATTACAACACCTGAAGACCAAGCTGGTTTTATGCGTTTACTCGGCGACGGCAGTGATTACGGCATAAATCTTGAGTATGCAATCCAGCCATCGCCTGATGGCCTTGCACAAGCCTTCTTAATTGGTGAAGAGTTCATCGGTGATGACTCTGTTTGTTTAGTTCTTGGTGATAATATTTTTTATGGCCAATCATTCAGTGCACAATTACTGAATGCGGTAGAGAAAACAAAAAGCGGTTTGGCAACAGTATTTGGATATCAAGTAAAAGATCCTGAGCGGTTTGGTGTGGTTGAATTTGATTCTGATATGAGAGCAGTTTCTATTGAAGAGAAACCAGCGAATCCTAAATCGAACTATGCCGTAACGGGGTTATATTTTTATGATAATCGAGTTGTCGAACTTGCTAAAAAGGTCGAGCCGTCGCATCGTGGTGAGTTAGAAATAACTACGCTTAATGAAATGTATTTGCATCACGAGTCGTTGAATGTTGAGCTATTGGGACGTGGTTTTGCGTGGTTAGATACAGGGACCCATGAAAGCCTGCATGAAGCTGCGTCATTCGTTCAAACACTTGAGAACGTACAAGGATTAAAGGTCGCTTGCCTTGAAGAAATTGCATGGCGAAACGGGTGGTTGAGCTCTGAACGATTAGCGGAAATAGCAACTCCGATGTTAAAAAATGAATACGGGCAATATTTGCTGCGTCTTGTGTCGGAAAAGAAAGGGAAGTAA
- a CDS encoding response regulator, which yields MALYNISVLLVEVDPHFSKLANDFLIKQGAKVTQAQDGYSGIEAFKKGVFDIVIADLSLATSGGLDLLHDMSMLDPSVPSIVLSGNNVMTDVIEALRLGASDYLLKPIDDFYTLEHAIQQCLAGQEGSEVPAELVDELAYQEFQSHIEMVEQNVSEVRILQQQLFPSAETNYPSADVFYSLFKHQDVSSYLIDSTLVGDQHLLMYMAHFHPEDDGSAFASVLLRSLVNQKLKSFRVGKSQAIIEPFSMLSYLNDRLIKSGIDVLVDMIYVTVDLRNFRTAIAQAGQGLRCYLRNNEGLMPLALSDTMQLGVHNWGKSSTQYRTLNRGEYLCISTSAPEHKPLLLQNQFVGLVQNETVPAGGYIELRV from the coding sequence ATGGCATTATATAATATCTCAGTTTTATTGGTTGAAGTTGATCCCCATTTTAGTAAATTAGCCAATGATTTTTTGATAAAGCAAGGCGCAAAAGTTACTCAAGCTCAAGATGGATATAGCGGTATTGAAGCATTTAAAAAAGGTGTTTTTGATATCGTTATTGCCGATTTGAGCCTTGCGACCTCTGGCGGTTTAGATTTGCTTCACGATATGTCGATGTTAGATCCGAGTGTCCCTTCAATTGTCCTTTCTGGTAATAACGTCATGACTGACGTTATTGAAGCGTTACGTTTAGGTGCCAGCGACTATTTATTAAAGCCTATCGATGATTTTTATACTTTAGAGCATGCAATTCAGCAATGTCTAGCGGGGCAAGAGGGTAGTGAAGTTCCGGCAGAGCTTGTTGACGAGTTAGCTTACCAAGAGTTTCAAAGCCATATTGAAATGGTTGAGCAGAATGTCAGTGAAGTCAGAATTCTTCAACAACAATTATTTCCCTCAGCAGAAACTAATTACCCTTCAGCCGATGTTTTCTATAGCCTTTTCAAACATCAAGATGTCAGCAGCTATCTTATTGACTCAACTTTAGTAGGCGACCAGCATTTATTGATGTACATGGCACATTTTCATCCAGAAGACGATGGATCAGCTTTCGCCAGCGTATTATTACGTAGCTTAGTGAATCAAAAATTAAAATCTTTTAGAGTGGGGAAAAGCCAAGCTATCATCGAGCCCTTTAGCATGTTGAGCTATTTAAATGATCGTCTAATAAAGTCAGGCATAGATGTGTTGGTCGATATGATTTACGTTACCGTCGACTTAAGAAATTTTAGAACAGCGATTGCACAAGCCGGACAAGGTTTACGTTGTTACCTTCGCAATAACGAAGGCCTAATGCCACTTGCTTTATCTGACACCATGCAGCTTGGTGTTCATAATTGGGGTAAAAGCAGCACCCAATATCGTACATTAAATCGAGGAGAGTACTTGTGCATCTCAACAAGTGCACCAGAACACAAGCCGCTTTTATTACAAAACCAATTTGTTGGGCTTGTTCAAAATGAGACAGTACCAGCTGGTGGCTACATAGAGTTAAGAGTTTAA
- a CDS encoding peptide MFS transporter → MSGAKPQGTMLGHPTGLFLLFTTEMWERFSYYAMRAILVLYLVDKVQSDGGHGLGWNQADAISLYGTFTGLVYLTPLLGGWIADNILGQRKTIMIGGALMALGQFTLAFPHSLVPGLETEMFYLGLFTLVIGNGLFKPNISTMVGDLYEEGDHRRDGAFTIFYMGINLGAFFGAIAVGSIVAYYDGNFQVGFLTAGIGMVLSLIIQMIYAQKLLGDIGTVPAAKLEKQKNADKGEVRNEPLTKVERDRIKVIMVMGLFTIIFWAGFEQAGGLMNLFTKDFTDRFIGTWEVPTTWFQSLNALFIVIFAPVIASIWIRLGSKEPNSPVKFALALFFLAVGFLFMIGAVLELGGDASSKSSMWWLVGAYFFHTIGELCLSPIGLSMVTKLAPLRIMSLMMGAWFLFIAAANKIGGVVGSFIGHTGTAEEQLANAMGIFAGIAITAVVSGIILYFMADKLVDWMHGAESSNHEHTATEAFEEEIAVTAEHEAIKH, encoded by the coding sequence ATGAGCGGAGCCAAACCTCAAGGAACAATGCTAGGACATCCAACGGGATTGTTCTTATTGTTCACAACAGAAATGTGGGAGCGTTTCAGTTACTATGCGATGCGCGCTATATTGGTACTTTATTTAGTTGATAAAGTACAGTCAGATGGTGGTCATGGTTTAGGATGGAATCAAGCTGATGCCATTTCTTTGTATGGTACTTTTACTGGTCTGGTTTATCTTACTCCACTTTTAGGTGGTTGGATTGCCGACAACATTTTGGGACAACGTAAAACCATTATGATTGGCGGAGCCTTAATGGCTCTTGGCCAATTTACTTTGGCGTTCCCACACTCTTTAGTACCAGGGCTTGAAACAGAAATGTTTTACCTTGGACTATTCACACTCGTTATTGGTAATGGCCTATTTAAGCCAAATATTTCTACCATGGTAGGTGACTTATACGAAGAAGGTGATCATCGTCGTGACGGTGCTTTCACTATTTTCTATATGGGGATCAACTTGGGCGCATTTTTTGGTGCTATTGCAGTTGGTTCTATTGTTGCTTATTACGATGGAAACTTCCAAGTTGGCTTTTTAACTGCCGGTATTGGTATGGTGCTTTCTTTAATCATTCAAATGATTTATGCACAGAAGCTATTAGGTGATATTGGTACGGTGCCAGCCGCCAAGCTTGAAAAACAAAAGAATGCCGATAAAGGTGAAGTTCGAAATGAGCCATTAACTAAAGTTGAGCGTGATCGAATTAAAGTTATCATGGTGATGGGTTTATTCACTATTATCTTCTGGGCAGGTTTTGAGCAAGCCGGTGGTTTGATGAACTTGTTCACTAAAGATTTTACTGATCGCTTTATTGGCACTTGGGAAGTACCTACTACATGGTTCCAATCGTTGAACGCACTGTTTATTGTTATCTTTGCCCCAGTGATTGCCTCTATTTGGATCCGTTTAGGCAGCAAAGAGCCAAATTCACCTGTGAAATTTGCATTGGCGCTATTCTTCCTTGCTGTAGGCTTCTTGTTCATGATCGGAGCTGTACTTGAACTAGGTGGAGACGCCAGTAGCAAATCAAGCATGTGGTGGTTAGTAGGTGCATACTTCTTCCACACTATCGGTGAGCTTTGTTTATCGCCTATTGGTCTTTCAATGGTTACTAAGCTTGCTCCGCTACGTATTATGTCCCTTATGATGGGAGCATGGTTCTTATTTATTGCTGCGGCAAATAAAATTGGTGGTGTCGTTGGTTCATTCATTGGTCACACTGGAACCGCTGAAGAGCAACTTGCTAATGCTATGGGTATTTTCGCTGGCATTGCAATTACAGCTGTTGTTTCTGGCATTATTCTTTACTTCATGGCTGATAAGCTTGTTGATTGGATGCATGGCGCTGAATCGAGCAACCATGAACATACTGCAACAGAAGCTTTTGAAGAAGAGATTGCCGTTACTGCTGAGCATGAAGCTATCAAACATTAA